From the Halorhabdus utahensis DSM 12940 genome, one window contains:
- a CDS encoding universal stress protein encodes MEQALVVVDDTEASEELLRKAGDIAEGLGAKLYLFGTLDPDEFDEARETLDTIGEVENTSYTDSDILKTVHTSLNETIEEVFGDPDFAYETVGAVAGEGDRASKVIEAAEKFECGHIFLSGRKRSPTGKALFGDTVQSVLLDFDGEVTVNLQ; translated from the coding sequence ATGGAACAAGCACTGGTTGTCGTCGACGACACGGAAGCGAGCGAGGAGTTACTCCGGAAGGCCGGCGATATCGCCGAGGGACTCGGGGCAAAGCTGTACCTCTTTGGAACCCTCGACCCGGACGAGTTCGACGAGGCCCGGGAAACCCTCGATACGATCGGCGAAGTCGAGAACACGTCCTACACCGATTCGGACATCCTGAAAACGGTCCACACTTCGCTGAACGAGACCATCGAGGAGGTTTTCGGCGACCCGGACTTCGCGTACGAGACCGTCGGTGCGGTCGCAGGCGAGGGCGACCGCGCCTCGAAGGTCATCGAGGCCGCCGAGAAGTTCGAGTGCGGACACATCTTCCTGTCGGGCCGCAAGCGCTCGCCGACCGGGAAAGCACTGTTCGGTGACACGGTCCAGTCGGTCTTGCTCGACTTCGACGGCGAAGTCACGGTCAACCTCCAGTAA
- a CDS encoding HAMP domain-containing protein — MSTDPDIDVDDPAEGVLGQTLATIVPDFIRKRFALKFALVLIMMGLILAGIGFTATGTLADQVEEDARAEYEQLATQQATIVEKWVERNSVSVRLASQSTGLTAGSDQSTDLTLRRLWGTILGDAEGFYLVSYDGAEPAIIAQASSSSTEANQQIPLVDSAQSWVADVDVTTMDTSEVEMSDVYTRNGDAVVGFVSPIQDSPSRYLVIEYDATRLGSSIVGDRQDDTPANHFAQIINSSGTVQVDSRMATADDAGSAVGSPYGNSQTVTEAMESPGENAARTSGVRIVEDDTSVVGEPYAVGYASIEVEDEGIDRQWAVVTHAPTSDLFGFVQTISKWGQIVTILAALLIGGVGAILGYSTASSVDRLRRKAEEIEQGNLDVAIHTTRIDSIGRLYEGFANMRDSLREQIDEAEQARKEAEVSRAEATEMNQYLQEKAEEYSHIMERCAAGDLTRRMDIDGENEAMDRIASEFNEMIDELEKTTGQLKSFADEVEEAGEIVQNSSDSVQEAAEHVAESVQRISDDAYEQQERLQEISEEIDAIAARLDEFAAAHPDVDFEDQLAQIDEVARTVAAVVDLAEETLEESESVAGAAEEQAAELNEVSQRAGDLIRYAGPLHEVLDRFKTESEHEFYFPTGPRDEADNGE, encoded by the coding sequence ATGAGCACTGATCCAGATATTGACGTCGACGATCCTGCAGAAGGGGTTCTCGGCCAGACGCTGGCGACGATCGTCCCGGATTTCATTCGAAAGCGTTTCGCGCTGAAGTTCGCCCTCGTTCTTATCATGATGGGACTGATTCTCGCGGGCATCGGGTTCACCGCGACCGGGACCCTGGCTGACCAGGTCGAAGAGGACGCACGTGCCGAGTACGAACAGTTAGCGACCCAGCAGGCGACGATCGTCGAGAAGTGGGTCGAACGCAACAGTGTCTCCGTCCGATTAGCCTCCCAGAGCACTGGGTTGACTGCCGGCAGTGACCAGTCAACTGACCTGACGCTAAGACGGCTCTGGGGAACGATCCTCGGAGATGCCGAAGGGTTCTACCTCGTCTCCTACGATGGTGCGGAGCCGGCAATCATCGCCCAGGCCTCCAGTTCGAGTACGGAGGCCAATCAGCAAATTCCGCTTGTGGATTCCGCTCAGTCCTGGGTGGCGGACGTCGACGTCACAACCATGGACACGTCTGAGGTCGAGATGTCCGACGTCTACACCCGGAACGGCGATGCAGTCGTCGGCTTCGTCAGTCCGATACAGGATTCGCCCAGCCGGTATCTCGTCATCGAGTACGACGCCACACGGCTGGGCAGTTCGATCGTCGGCGATAGACAGGACGACACGCCGGCGAACCATTTCGCCCAGATCATCAACAGCTCCGGAACCGTCCAGGTTGATTCCCGAATGGCGACTGCAGACGACGCCGGGTCGGCCGTTGGCAGTCCGTACGGGAACTCCCAGACCGTAACAGAGGCCATGGAGAGCCCCGGTGAGAACGCCGCTCGGACCTCGGGCGTCAGGATCGTCGAAGACGACACGTCCGTCGTCGGTGAGCCCTACGCTGTCGGCTACGCATCGATCGAGGTCGAGGACGAAGGGATCGACCGCCAGTGGGCCGTCGTCACGCACGCGCCGACGAGCGATCTGTTCGGGTTCGTCCAAACAATATCGAAGTGGGGTCAGATCGTGACGATCCTGGCTGCGCTCCTGATCGGTGGCGTCGGGGCCATCCTCGGGTATTCGACGGCGAGTTCCGTCGATCGGCTCCGGCGGAAAGCCGAGGAGATCGAACAAGGGAACCTCGACGTGGCGATCCACACGACGCGGATCGACTCGATCGGCCGGCTGTACGAGGGCTTCGCAAACATGCGGGATTCGCTTCGCGAGCAGATCGACGAGGCCGAACAGGCCCGTAAGGAGGCGGAAGTCTCCCGGGCCGAGGCCACGGAGATGAACCAGTATCTCCAGGAGAAAGCGGAGGAATACAGCCACATCATGGAGCGATGTGCGGCCGGTGACCTCACCCGTCGGATGGACATCGACGGGGAGAACGAGGCGATGGACCGGATCGCCAGCGAGTTCAACGAGATGATCGACGAACTCGAGAAGACGACGGGTCAGCTCAAGAGCTTCGCCGACGAGGTCGAGGAGGCCGGCGAGATCGTCCAAAACTCCTCGGACAGCGTTCAGGAAGCCGCAGAGCACGTTGCCGAATCGGTCCAGCGGATCTCCGACGACGCCTACGAACAGCAGGAACGCCTCCAGGAGATCTCCGAAGAGATCGACGCCATCGCGGCCCGACTCGATGAGTTTGCGGCCGCGCATCCGGATGTCGACTTCGAGGACCAGCTCGCCCAGATCGACGAGGTCGCCCGGACGGTCGCGGCGGTCGTCGACCTGGCTGAAGAAACGCTCGAAGAGTCCGAGAGCGTCGCGGGCGCGGCCGAGGAACAGGCCGCCGAACTCAACGAGGTTTCCCAGCGCGCCGGTGATCTTATCCGCTACGCCGGGCCGCTGCACGAGGTGCTCGATCGCTTCAAAACCGAATCCGAACACGAGTTCTACTTCCCGACCGGACCGCGAGACGAAGCGGACAACGGGGAGTAG
- a CDS encoding GNAT family N-acetyltransferase, whose product MPGPVFREGETVSLRAIEPSDHAYLATQANRRDVRRMTNGQEPWSHDGKEAFLDDDDVVGFLLSRDGERVGFCWLFFREEVHGRAAIGYWVDPDARREGVATAAVSLLKAYAVDELRLRKLHARVFEGNDASASVLESNGFENVGRLHEHYLVDGAYLDARLYEWLSPARSE is encoded by the coding sequence ATGCCAGGTCCAGTGTTTCGCGAGGGGGAAACCGTCTCGCTCCGAGCGATCGAACCGTCGGATCACGCCTATCTGGCGACACAGGCGAACCGGCGGGACGTCAGGCGCATGACGAATGGTCAGGAACCCTGGAGCCACGACGGCAAGGAGGCGTTTCTCGACGATGACGATGTCGTCGGCTTCCTGCTCTCACGGGACGGCGAACGCGTCGGCTTCTGCTGGCTGTTTTTCCGCGAGGAGGTCCACGGGCGGGCTGCGATCGGCTACTGGGTTGATCCCGACGCGCGACGGGAGGGCGTCGCCACGGCGGCCGTGTCACTGCTCAAAGCGTACGCTGTCGACGAACTCCGTCTCCGAAAGCTACACGCTCGCGTCTTCGAAGGGAACGACGCTTCAGCGTCGGTCTTGGAGTCAAACGGCTTTGAGAACGTTGGACGACTGCACGAGCACTATCTGGTCGATGGCGCATATCTGGATGCGAGACTCTATGAGTGGTTGTCGCCGGCCCGATCCGAGTAA
- a CDS encoding beta-mannosidase, giving the protein MQKKFLNGRWEFRDPDGEWLDGTVPGGVYTDLRTNGVIDDPFVADNELDVQWVGRTDWTYRRTVDVEPAMLAHDRVLLGCDGLDTVATVRVNGEVVGESVNMHVANEFDVADALKRGENEIRIEFRSPVEYALERQEAHPHEVPHTHYPVEQPGRPFIRKAQCHFGWDWGPSLPTTGIYRDISLVAYSAPRITHTTTEQDHDGERIDLTVRVGIDAPSAGECELAASVADGETTETVVLGAGEQEVELTLGVEDVDLWWPNGYGDQPLYDLEATITDRSGAGDPTSHTVTDRLGFRDLEVVVEPDAEGSSFHFTVNDTPVFAKGANTIPVAPLYGDVTRDRYEHLIESAAAANMTMLRVWGGGYYENDALYELCDEQGLLVWQDFMFSCALYPADDAFLATVEEEVRYQVRRLANHPSIALWCGNNENEEALHNWFVDHPAHDEQVADYEALYEETVGPACRDEDPSRTFWPGSPSSGPDAEDPYEFGSGDVHYWDVWHEGQPFEDYYTTEPRFVSEFGYQSFPSVESLRTVIPDDQLNPTAPLMEHHQRNPGGNATILTRLASYFRVPFDFEDFVYLSQLLQAEAMSTAIEHWRRRKPETMGALYWQLNDLWPVASWSSIEYDGTWKAQQYAARRQFAPVLVSFHPEFEGDTGGENAGADDEAERDFGEITAQTLWLTSDDPRPLDGEITLEVLTFDGEVLIERTVEVNVEAGESTPLGTVDRADLPAEVDPATVMIRAEYDGPGESYPATAVFEDYKALELPAVDLDVTIDGDEVTVSAPEGAALFVELDAGPLTGWFTDNYVDLRPGETRTVAFEARENHRDGLIEARLREHLSTRHLRETY; this is encoded by the coding sequence ATGCAGAAAAAGTTCCTCAACGGTCGCTGGGAGTTCCGCGACCCGGACGGCGAGTGGCTCGATGGGACCGTTCCCGGCGGCGTCTACACGGACCTGCGGACGAACGGTGTGATCGACGATCCGTTCGTGGCCGACAACGAACTCGACGTCCAGTGGGTCGGTCGGACCGACTGGACCTATCGCCGGACCGTCGATGTCGAGCCGGCAATGCTTGCTCACGACCGCGTCCTGTTGGGCTGTGACGGACTGGACACCGTCGCGACAGTCCGGGTGAACGGCGAGGTGGTCGGAGAGTCGGTCAACATGCACGTCGCCAACGAATTCGACGTGGCCGACGCCCTCAAGCGCGGGGAAAACGAGATCCGTATCGAGTTTCGGTCCCCCGTCGAGTACGCCCTCGAGCGACAGGAGGCCCATCCCCACGAGGTTCCCCACACCCACTATCCAGTCGAGCAGCCCGGCCGACCGTTCATCCGGAAGGCCCAGTGTCACTTCGGGTGGGACTGGGGCCCGAGTCTCCCGACGACGGGGATCTACCGGGACATCTCGCTTGTGGCCTACTCCGCCCCGCGGATTACCCATACGACGACCGAACAGGACCACGACGGCGAGCGCATCGACCTGACTGTCCGGGTCGGGATCGACGCGCCGAGTGCGGGCGAGTGCGAACTCGCGGCGTCGGTCGCGGACGGCGAAACGACCGAGACGGTGGTACTGGGGGCGGGCGAGCAGGAAGTCGAACTCACGCTCGGCGTCGAGGACGTCGACCTGTGGTGGCCCAACGGCTACGGCGACCAGCCGCTATACGATCTCGAGGCGACGATCACCGATCGGAGCGGTGCCGGCGACCCGACCAGTCACACCGTGACCGACCGGCTGGGCTTTCGCGACCTGGAAGTCGTCGTCGAACCCGACGCGGAGGGGTCGTCGTTTCACTTCACGGTCAACGACACCCCCGTCTTCGCGAAGGGAGCGAACACGATCCCCGTCGCGCCGCTGTATGGCGACGTAACCCGCGACCGCTACGAGCACCTTATCGAGAGTGCCGCCGCGGCGAACATGACCATGCTCCGGGTCTGGGGTGGCGGCTACTACGAGAACGACGCGTTATACGAGTTGTGTGACGAACAGGGGCTGCTCGTCTGGCAGGATTTCATGTTCTCATGTGCGCTCTATCCAGCCGACGACGCCTTTCTGGCGACCGTCGAGGAGGAGGTCCGCTATCAGGTCCGTCGGCTGGCGAATCACCCCTCGATTGCACTCTGGTGTGGGAACAACGAGAACGAGGAGGCCCTCCACAATTGGTTCGTCGACCACCCGGCCCACGATGAACAGGTCGCGGATTACGAGGCGCTCTACGAGGAGACCGTCGGGCCGGCCTGTCGCGACGAGGATCCCTCGCGGACGTTCTGGCCGGGCTCGCCCTCCAGCGGCCCCGACGCCGAGGACCCCTACGAGTTCGGGTCGGGTGACGTCCACTACTGGGACGTCTGGCACGAGGGCCAACCGTTCGAGGACTACTACACGACGGAGCCTCGCTTCGTCTCGGAGTTCGGCTACCAGTCGTTCCCGTCGGTCGAATCGCTGCGGACGGTCATCCCGGACGACCAGTTGAACCCGACTGCCCCCCTCATGGAGCACCACCAGCGCAACCCCGGCGGGAACGCGACGATCCTCACCCGACTGGCGTCGTACTTCCGGGTGCCCTTCGACTTCGAAGATTTCGTCTACCTCTCCCAGCTGCTCCAGGCCGAGGCGATGTCGACGGCCATCGAGCACTGGCGGCGTCGTAAACCCGAGACAATGGGGGCGCTGTACTGGCAACTCAACGATCTCTGGCCCGTTGCGTCGTGGTCGTCGATCGAATACGACGGGACGTGGAAGGCCCAGCAGTACGCCGCCCGCCGGCAGTTCGCACCCGTTCTCGTCTCCTTCCATCCCGAATTCGAGGGCGACACCGGCGGCGAGAACGCGGGGGCCGACGACGAAGCCGAACGCGATTTCGGGGAGATCACCGCCCAGACGCTGTGGCTCACCAGCGACGACCCGCGGCCGCTCGACGGCGAGATCACCCTCGAAGTTCTCACCTTCGACGGCGAAGTCCTCATCGAACGAACCGTCGAGGTGAACGTCGAAGCAGGCGAGAGCACGCCGCTTGGGACCGTCGACCGTGCGGATCTGCCTGCCGAGGTCGATCCGGCGACGGTGATGATTCGAGCCGAATACGACGGGCCGGGGGAATCCTATCCTGCGACGGCCGTCTTCGAGGACTACAAGGCGCTCGAGCTGCCGGCTGTCGACCTCGACGTGACGATCGACGGCGACGAAGTGACAGTCAGCGCGCCCGAGGGGGCCGCCCTGTTCGTCGAGCTCGACGCCGGACCACTCACGGGGTGGTTCACAGACAACTACGTCGACCTGCGGCCCGGCGAGACGCGGACCGTCGCCTTCGAGGCCCGTGAGAACCACCGCGACGGCCTGATCGAAGCCCGCCTCCGGGAGCACCTCTCGACGAGGCACCTCCGGGAGACGTACTAG
- the xylA gene encoding xylose isomerase, with the protein MSEYFPEIDEITYEGPDSQDPLSFSYYDPEKQVGEKTMAEHLRFSVAYWHTLREDGSDPFGAGTMQRPWDDIDDPMEKAHARVDAAFEFFEKLGVPYFCFHDRDIAPKGEDLAESNENLDEIVDHVEEKIDETGVELLWGTAQLFMEPKFAHGAATSPNPDVFAHAAGQVKKAMEVTERLGGENFVFWGGREGYKTLLNSDMGRELDNMGRFFRMAADYADDIGFDGQLLIEPKPKEPTKHQYDFDAANVMAFLREYGLEDRFNLNLEANHATLAGHTFRHELQYARVNDALGSVDANQGDKLIGWDTDEFPTDVYMTTLAMYEVLENDGIAPGGLNFDAKVRRESFEPVDLFYGHVVGMDTFARGLEVAHELREDGVFADVIDDRYGYDAGIGAEIAAESTDFEALAEYALENDGIELESGRQEKLKAVLNSYILES; encoded by the coding sequence ATGAGCGAATACTTCCCAGAAATCGACGAGATCACGTACGAGGGACCGGACTCCCAGGACCCGCTTTCGTTTAGCTATTACGACCCCGAGAAGCAGGTCGGCGAGAAGACGATGGCCGAGCATCTTCGATTCTCGGTGGCCTACTGGCATACGCTCCGCGAAGACGGGTCCGACCCGTTCGGAGCAGGGACGATGCAACGTCCCTGGGACGATATCGACGACCCAATGGAGAAGGCCCACGCGCGAGTCGACGCCGCCTTCGAGTTCTTCGAGAAACTCGGCGTCCCGTACTTCTGTTTCCACGATCGCGACATCGCACCCAAGGGCGAGGATCTCGCCGAGTCCAACGAGAACCTCGATGAGATCGTCGACCACGTCGAGGAGAAGATCGACGAGACGGGCGTCGAACTCCTGTGGGGGACGGCCCAGCTGTTCATGGAGCCGAAGTTCGCCCACGGTGCGGCAACCTCGCCGAACCCCGACGTCTTCGCCCACGCGGCGGGACAGGTCAAGAAAGCGATGGAAGTCACCGAGCGTCTGGGTGGCGAGAACTTCGTCTTCTGGGGCGGCCGCGAGGGCTACAAGACGCTGCTGAACTCCGACATGGGCCGAGAGCTGGACAACATGGGCCGGTTCTTCCGGATGGCGGCCGACTACGCCGACGACATCGGCTTCGACGGGCAGTTGCTCATCGAGCCAAAGCCCAAAGAGCCCACCAAACACCAGTACGACTTCGACGCCGCGAACGTCATGGCGTTCCTGCGTGAGTACGGCCTGGAAGACCGCTTCAACCTCAACCTCGAGGCCAACCACGCGACGCTCGCCGGCCACACGTTCCGACACGAACTCCAGTACGCCCGTGTCAACGACGCGCTGGGCAGCGTCGACGCAAACCAGGGCGACAAGCTGATCGGCTGGGACACCGACGAGTTCCCGACCGACGTCTACATGACGACGCTGGCGATGTACGAGGTGCTGGAGAACGACGGGATCGCACCCGGTGGCCTCAACTTCGACGCGAAGGTTCGACGGGAATCCTTCGAGCCTGTCGATCTCTTCTACGGCCACGTCGTCGGTATGGACACCTTCGCACGCGGGCTCGAAGTCGCCCACGAACTCCGGGAGGACGGTGTCTTCGCGGACGTCATCGACGACCGCTACGGCTACGACGCGGGGATCGGTGCCGAGATCGCCGCCGAGTCGACCGACTTCGAGGCGCTCGCCGAATACGCCCTCGAGAACGACGGGATCGAACTCGAGTCCGGTCGCCAGGAGAAGCTGAAGGCAGTTCTCAACAGCTACATCCTCGAATCCTGA